One genomic window of Haemophilus haemolyticus includes the following:
- a CDS encoding Na+/H+ antiporter family protein — protein sequence MLTNPVVISIIVLLALSLLRINVIIALVIAALTAGLCGDLGLSKTIETFTGGLGGGAEVAMNYAMLGAFAIAISKSGITDLIAYKIITKMNKTPSSSNLTWFKYLILGVLVLFAISSQNLLPVHIAFIPIVVPPLLAIFNRLQIDRRAVACVLTFGLTATYMLLPVGFGKIFIESILVKNINQAGAALGLQTNVAQVSLAMLLPVIGMILGLLTAIFITYRKPREYDVTIQEPTTKEIEAHIANIKPKQITASLIAIVATFAIQLVTSSTIIGGLVGIVIFAIFGIFKLKESNDIFQQGLRLMAMIGFVMIAASGFANVINATTGVTDLVQSLSNGAIQSKGFAAFLMLLVGLLITMGIGSSFSTVPIIASIYVPLCLSFGFSPLATVSIVGVAAALGDAGSPASDSTLGPTSGLNMDGKHDHIWDSVVPTFLHYNIPLLAFGWIAAMYL from the coding sequence ATGTTAACAAATCCCGTTGTTATTTCGATTATCGTTTTACTCGCACTAAGTTTGCTACGTATTAACGTGATTATTGCATTAGTTATTGCCGCACTCACTGCTGGGCTCTGTGGCGATCTAGGTTTAAGCAAAACAATTGAAACCTTCACCGGAGGTTTAGGTGGTGGCGCTGAAGTCGCGATGAACTATGCGATGCTTGGTGCATTCGCGATTGCGATTTCTAAATCAGGTATTACCGATTTAATTGCCTATAAGATTATCACTAAAATGAATAAAACACCAAGCTCTAGCAATTTGACTTGGTTTAAATATTTAATTTTGGGTGTATTGGTATTATTCGCCATTTCTTCACAGAACCTACTTCCTGTACACATTGCTTTTATTCCGATTGTCGTGCCGCCTCTGCTTGCTATTTTTAATCGTCTACAAATAGACCGTCGCGCTGTAGCCTGTGTCCTCACATTTGGCTTAACCGCAACTTATATGTTACTTCCTGTTGGCTTTGGTAAAATCTTTATCGAAAGTATTTTGGTAAAAAATATCAATCAAGCAGGTGCGGCTCTTGGTTTACAAACAAATGTTGCTCAAGTATCCCTCGCGATGTTATTGCCCGTAATTGGAATGATTTTAGGATTGCTCACCGCAATATTCATTACTTATCGCAAACCAAGAGAATATGATGTAACTATTCAAGAACCAACCACAAAAGAAATTGAAGCACACATCGCGAACATAAAACCAAAACAAATCACTGCAAGTTTAATCGCCATTGTAGCGACCTTCGCAATACAATTAGTGACAAGTTCAACCATTATTGGTGGTTTAGTTGGGATAGTCATTTTCGCAATATTTGGCATTTTCAAATTGAAAGAAAGTAACGATATTTTCCAACAAGGTTTACGTTTAATGGCAATGATTGGATTTGTTATGATTGCGGCATCCGGTTTTGCTAATGTGATTAATGCAACAACGGGTGTAACAGATTTAGTTCAAAGCTTAAGTAATGGTGCGATTCAAAGTAAAGGTTTTGCCGCATTCTTAATGTTACTGGTCGGATTGTTGATTACAATGGGAATTGGGTCGTCATTCTCAACTGTGCCAATCATTGCCTCTATCTACGTGCCACTTTGTTTATCTTTTGGTTTCTCACCATTAGCCACCGTTTCAATCGTTGGTGTTGCGGCTGCATTAGGAGACGCAGGTTCCCCTGCATCTGACTCCACCTTAGGTCCAACATCAGGTTTAAATATGGATGGTAAACACGACCACATTTGGGACTCTGTTGTACCAACATTCCTACACTACAATATTCCATTATTAGCGTTTGGCTGGATTGCAGCAATGTACCTTTAA
- the rnt gene encoding ribonuclease T — protein MSDSQEIPYHNQLKNRFRGYFPVIIDVETAGFDAKKDALLELAAITLKMDENGYLHPDQKCHFHIEPFEGANINPESLKFNGIDIHNPLRGAVSELDAITGLFQMVRRGQKDADCQRSIIVAHNAAFDQSFVMAAAERTGVKRNPFHPFGMFDTASLAGLMFGQTVLVKACLAAKIPFDGKQAHSALYDTERTAELFCYMVNHLKDLGGFPHIASELEQEKTTEKETAL, from the coding sequence ATGTCCGATTCTCAAGAAATCCCTTATCACAACCAATTAAAAAATCGCTTTCGTGGCTATTTTCCCGTCATAATTGATGTTGAAACTGCAGGTTTTGATGCAAAAAAAGATGCGTTACTCGAACTGGCCGCCATCACATTAAAAATGGATGAAAACGGTTATTTACATCCTGATCAGAAATGCCATTTTCATATCGAGCCTTTTGAAGGCGCAAATATTAATCCAGAATCCTTGAAATTTAATGGCATTGATATTCACAATCCATTACGTGGCGCAGTGTCTGAACTCGATGCAATCACAGGGCTATTTCAAATGGTGCGTAGAGGACAAAAAGATGCGGATTGCCAACGTTCTATCATTGTGGCGCACAATGCTGCTTTTGACCAAAGTTTTGTAATGGCTGCCGCTGAACGTACCGGCGTAAAACGTAATCCCTTCCACCCTTTTGGAATGTTTGACACGGCAAGTTTAGCAGGGTTGATGTTTGGTCAAACTGTGCTTGTTAAAGCCTGTCTTGCCGCTAAAATCCCGTTTGATGGGAAACAAGCTCACTCTGCGCTATACGACACCGAACGTACAGCGGAATTATTCTGTTATATGGTTAATCATTTAAAAGATTTAGGTGGTTTCCCACATATTGCTTCTGAACTAGAACAGGAAAAAACAACTGAAAAAGAGACCGCACTTTAA
- the gloA gene encoding lactoylglutathione lyase, with translation MRILHTMLRVGDLDRSIKFYQDVLGMRLLRTSENPEYKYTLAFLGYEDGESAAEIELTYNWGVDKYEHGTAYGHIAIGVDDIYATCEAVRASGGNVTREAGPVKGGSTVIAFVEDPDGYKIEFIENKSTKSGLGN, from the coding sequence ATGCGAATTTTACACACTATGTTACGCGTGGGCGATTTAGATCGTTCAATCAAATTTTATCAAGATGTTTTAGGTATGCGCTTATTACGCACCAGTGAAAACCCAGAATACAAATATACGCTGGCTTTTTTAGGTTACGAAGATGGCGAAAGTGCGGCAGAAATTGAATTAACATACAACTGGGGCGTAGATAAATATGAACACGGCACAGCGTATGGACATATCGCTATCGGCGTAGATGATATTTATGCGACTTGTGAAGCTGTTCGCGCAAGCGGTGGGAACGTTACTCGCGAAGCCGGGCCAGTTAAAGGTGGCTCAACCGTCATTGCTTTTGTTGAGGATCCAGATGGTTATAAAATTGAATTTATCGAAAACAAAAGTACTAAATCTGGTTTAGGCAACTAA
- the cmoA gene encoding carboxy-S-adenosyl-L-methionine synthase CmoA yields MKDTIFSTPIEKLGDFTFDENVAEVFPDMIQRSVPGYSNIITAIGMLAERFVTADSNVYDLGCSRGAATLSARRNIHQPNVKIIGIDNSQPMVERCRQHIAAYHSEVPVEILCDDIRHVEIKNASMVILNFTLQFLPPEDRIALLTKIYEGLNPNGVLVLSEKFRFEDEKVNELLIDLHHQFKRANGYSELEVSQKRTALENVMRTDSIETHKVRLKNVGFSQVELWFQCFNFGSMIAVK; encoded by the coding sequence ATGAAAGATACTATTTTTTCCACTCCCATTGAAAAACTCGGCGATTTTACCTTTGATGAAAACGTTGCCGAAGTCTTTCCAGATATGATTCAGCGCTCCGTGCCTGGCTATTCCAACATTATTACGGCAATCGGTATGCTGGCAGAACGTTTCGTTACTGCTGATAGTAATGTTTATGATCTTGGGTGCTCACGAGGTGCGGCCACACTTTCGGCACGTCGAAATATTCATCAACCAAATGTAAAAATTATTGGCATCGATAATTCTCAACCTATGGTTGAACGTTGTCGCCAACATATTGCGGCATATCATAGTGAGGTACCTGTAGAAATTCTCTGTGACGATATTCGCCACGTTGAGATTAAAAATGCCTCAATGGTCATTCTCAACTTTACCTTGCAATTTTTACCGCCTGAAGATCGTATCGCATTGCTTACCAAAATCTATGAAGGTTTAAATCCAAATGGCGTACTCGTGTTATCAGAAAAATTCCGTTTTGAAGATGAAAAGGTAAATGAGCTACTGATTGATCTCCACCACCAATTCAAACGCGCTAATGGTTATAGCGAACTTGAAGTGAGTCAGAAACGTACCGCACTTGAAAATGTGATGCGTACAGATTCTATCGAGACACACAAAGTGCGGTTAAAAAACGTAGGATTTTCACAAGTAGAACTTTGGTTCCAATGCTTTAATTTTGGCTCAATGATTGCAGTTAAATAA
- the aspS gene encoding aspartate--tRNA ligase — protein sequence MMRTHYCGALNRNNIGQEVTLSGWVHRRRDLGGLIFIDMRDRDGIVQVCFDPKYQAALTAAAGLRNEFCIQIKGEVIARPENQINKNMATGEVEVLAKELRVYNASDVLPLDFNQNNTEEQRLKYRYLDLRRPEMAQRLKTRAKITSFVRRFMDDNGFLDIETPMLTKATPEGARDYLVPSRVHKGKFYALPQSPQLFKQLLMMSGFDRYYQIVKCFRDEDLRADRQPEFTQIDVETSFLTAPEVREIMERMIHGLWQQIAGVDLDKFPQMTWQEAMTRFGSDKPDLRNPLEMVDVADIVKDVDFKVFNEPANNPNGRVAVIRVPNGTEITRKQIDEYTQFVGIYGAKGLAWAKVNDINAGLEGVQSPIAKFLNEDVWKALAERVNAQTGDILFFGADKWQTTTDAMGALRLKLGRDLGLTRLDEWQPLWVIDFPMFERDEEGNLAAMHHPFTSPKDFSPEQLEADPTSAVANAYDVVINGYEVGGGSVRIFDPKMQQTVFRILGINEQEQREKFGFLLDALKFGTPPHAGLAFGLDRLTMLLTGTENIRDVIAFPKTTAAACLMTEAPSFANPQALEELAISVVKAE from the coding sequence ATGATGCGTACACATTATTGCGGAGCATTAAACCGTAACAATATCGGACAAGAGGTAACATTAAGCGGTTGGGTTCACCGCCGTCGTGATTTAGGTGGCTTAATTTTTATTGATATGCGCGATCGTGATGGCATAGTGCAAGTTTGTTTTGATCCGAAATATCAAGCCGCATTGACAGCGGCTGCTGGGTTACGTAACGAATTCTGTATCCAAATTAAAGGTGAAGTGATTGCGCGTCCTGAAAACCAAATCAATAAAAATATGGCAACAGGCGAAGTGGAAGTGTTAGCGAAAGAATTGCGTGTTTACAATGCTTCTGATGTGTTACCTCTCGACTTTAACCAAAACAATACTGAAGAACAACGTTTAAAATATCGTTATTTAGATTTACGTCGTCCAGAAATGGCTCAACGTTTGAAAACCCGTGCAAAAATCACCAGTTTTGTACGTCGTTTCATGGATGATAATGGTTTCCTTGATATTGAAACCCCAATGCTTACCAAGGCAACGCCAGAAGGTGCGCGTGACTATTTAGTGCCAAGCCGTGTACATAAAGGCAAATTCTATGCATTGCCACAATCACCACAGCTTTTCAAACAGCTTTTGATGATGTCTGGTTTTGACCGTTATTATCAAATTGTGAAATGTTTCCGTGATGAAGATTTACGTGCGGACCGTCAGCCTGAGTTTACTCAAATCGATGTGGAAACCTCTTTCTTAACCGCACCAGAAGTGCGTGAGATTATGGAACGTATGATACACGGTTTATGGCAACAGATTGCCGGTGTGGATTTAGATAAATTCCCACAAATGACCTGGCAAGAAGCAATGACCCGTTTCGGTTCTGATAAACCTGATTTGCGTAACCCATTAGAAATGGTCGATGTGGCAGATATCGTAAAAGACGTTGATTTTAAAGTATTTAATGAGCCAGCAAACAATCCAAATGGCCGTGTTGCAGTGATTCGTGTACCAAATGGTACAGAAATCACCCGTAAACAAATTGATGAATATACACAATTTGTTGGTATTTACGGTGCAAAAGGTTTAGCTTGGGCGAAAGTAAACGATATTAATGCAGGTCTTGAAGGCGTACAAAGCCCGATTGCGAAATTCTTAAATGAAGATGTATGGAAAGCGTTAGCAGAACGTGTGAATGCACAAACCGGCGATATCTTATTCTTCGGTGCAGATAAATGGCAAACCACTACTGATGCAATGGGCGCATTGCGTTTGAAACTTGGTCGCGATTTAGGGTTAACTCGTTTAGACGAATGGCAACCGCTTTGGGTGATCGATTTCCCAATGTTTGAACGTGATGAAGAGGGTAATCTTGCAGCAATGCATCACCCATTCACTTCACCAAAAGATTTTAGTCCAGAGCAATTAGAAGCCGATCCGACAAGTGCGGTAGCAAATGCTTATGATGTGGTGATCAACGGCTATGAAGTCGGTGGTGGTTCCGTCCGTATTTTCGATCCGAAAATGCAACAAACCGTATTCCGCATTCTTGGTATCAATGAACAAGAACAACGTGAAAAATTTGGTTTCTTATTAGATGCATTAAAATTCGGTACTCCTCCACATGCAGGTTTAGCATTCGGTTTAGACCGTTTAACCATGCTTTTAACTGGCACTGAAAATATCCGTGATGTGATTGCCTTCCCGAAAACAACGGCAGCGGCGTGTTTAATGACAGAAGCACCTAGTTTTGCGAATCCGCAAGCGTTGGAAGAGTTGGCGATTTCTGTCGTTAAAGCAGAATAA
- the nudB gene encoding dihydroneopterin triphosphate diphosphatase, which produces MRSDLAAFLMMQYKNNQSVLVVIYAKDTNRVLMLQRRDDPDFWQSVTGTIERDEIPKNTAIRELWEEARLEISENSTALFDCKESIEFEIFPHFRYKYAPNVTHCREHWFLLAMEQEFEPVLSEHLAYQWVSPEQAIQMTKSSNNAEAIRKYILKDK; this is translated from the coding sequence GTGCGGTCAGATTTGGCCGCATTTTTAATGATGCAATACAAAAATAATCAATCTGTTCTCGTTGTAATTTACGCTAAAGATACAAACCGAGTTTTAATGCTCCAACGCCGAGATGATCCTGACTTTTGGCAGTCTGTTACGGGCACCATTGAACGTGATGAAATACCAAAAAACACAGCAATTCGAGAGCTTTGGGAAGAAGCTAGGTTAGAAATTTCGGAAAATTCCACCGCACTTTTTGATTGCAAAGAGAGCATAGAATTTGAAATTTTTCCACATTTCCGATATAAATACGCACCGAATGTGACGCATTGCCGTGAACATTGGTTTTTGTTGGCAATGGAGCAAGAATTCGAACCAGTATTAAGTGAGCATTTGGCATATCAATGGGTTTCCCCTGAACAAGCAATCCAAATGACAAAATCTTCCAATAATGCGGAAGCAATTAGAAAATATATTCTTAAAGATAAATAG
- a CDS encoding YebC/PmpR family DNA-binding transcriptional regulator — translation MAGHSKWANIKHRKAAQDAQRGKIFTKLIRELVTAAKIGGGDVSANPRLRAAVDKALSNNMTRDTINRAIDRGVGGGDDTNMETKIYEGYGPGGTAVMVECLSDNANRTISQVRPSFTKCGGNLGTEGSVGYLFSKKGLILIEQADEDALTEAAIEAGADDIQPQDDGSFEIYTAWEDLGSVRDGIEAAGFKVQEAEVTMIPSTTVDLDIETAPKLLRLIDMLEDCDDVQNVYHNGEISDEVASKL, via the coding sequence ATGGCAGGCCATAGTAAGTGGGCTAATATTAAACACCGCAAAGCAGCACAAGATGCACAACGCGGTAAAATTTTTACTAAATTAATTCGTGAACTTGTTACCGCAGCTAAAATTGGTGGTGGCGATGTGAGTGCTAACCCGCGTTTACGTGCAGCAGTAGATAAAGCGCTTAGCAATAACATGACACGCGATACTATTAACCGCGCTATTGATCGTGGTGTAGGCGGTGGTGATGACACCAATATGGAAACCAAAATCTATGAAGGTTATGGCCCAGGCGGTACAGCGGTTATGGTTGAATGTTTAAGTGATAATGCAAACCGTACGATCTCACAAGTGCGCCCAAGTTTTACTAAATGTGGTGGTAACTTGGGAACAGAAGGTTCTGTTGGTTATTTATTTAGCAAAAAAGGTTTAATTTTAATTGAACAAGCAGATGAAGATGCATTAACTGAAGCGGCTATCGAAGCGGGTGCTGATGATATTCAACCACAAGATGATGGTTCATTTGAAATCTATACCGCTTGGGAAGATTTAGGTTCAGTGCGTGATGGCATTGAAGCAGCGGGCTTTAAAGTACAAGAAGCTGAAGTAACGATGATTCCATCAACAACCGTTGATCTTGATATTGAAACTGCACCAAAATTACTTCGTTTAATTGATATGTTGGAAGATTGTGATGACGTACAAAACGTATATCACAACGGTGAAATCAGTGACGAAGTGGCATCTAAACTTTAA
- the ruvC gene encoding crossover junction endodeoxyribonuclease RuvC translates to MSIILGIDPGSRVTGYGVIRQTGRHLEYLGSGAIRTQVEDLPTRLKRIYAGVTEIITQFQPDMFAIEQVFMAKNADSALKLGQARGTAIVAAVNHDLPVFEYAARLVKQTVVGIGSADKVQVQEMVTRILKLSDKPQADAADALAIAITHAHSIQHSLHIANSVKMTETQEKMTALLKTRYSRGRFRLKI, encoded by the coding sequence ATGAGCATTATTTTAGGTATTGATCCAGGCTCTCGCGTAACTGGTTACGGTGTGATTCGTCAAACAGGAAGACATTTGGAATATCTTGGAAGTGGCGCAATTCGTACTCAAGTTGAAGATTTACCAACCCGTTTGAAACGCATTTATGCTGGAGTAACTGAAATCATCACGCAATTTCAGCCTGATATGTTTGCGATTGAGCAAGTGTTTATGGCGAAGAATGCTGATTCAGCCTTGAAACTCGGGCAGGCTCGCGGCACGGCGATTGTTGCGGCAGTAAATCATGATCTACCTGTTTTTGAATATGCCGCACGTTTAGTAAAACAAACGGTTGTGGGCATTGGTTCTGCAGATAAAGTGCAAGTGCAAGAAATGGTGACTCGTATTTTGAAGTTGTCAGACAAACCTCAAGCCGATGCCGCGGATGCCTTGGCTATCGCAATTACACATGCGCATTCTATCCAACATTCTTTACATATTGCCAATTCTGTGAAAATGACAGAAACGCAAGAAAAAATGACCGCACTTTTAAAGACCAGATATAGCCGAGGACGCTTTAGATTAAAAATTTAA
- the ruvA gene encoding Holliday junction branch migration protein RuvA: MIGRLQGILLEKQPPEILLNVQGVGYELLLPMTSFYDLPEIGQETTLFTHLVVREDAHLLFGFAQKTDRTLFRELIKTNGVGPKLALAILSAMSVEQFAYAIEREELSKLTKIPGVGKKTAERLLVELKGKFKGVKQSDFFVESTHIPSVPSIESHSESSSDEAISALIALGYKPSEAEKMVKRVAKPDLTSEQVIREALKAAL, translated from the coding sequence ATGATCGGTCGCTTACAAGGCATTCTTTTAGAAAAACAACCTCCAGAAATTTTACTCAATGTGCAAGGCGTAGGCTATGAATTGCTTTTGCCTATGACAAGTTTCTATGATTTACCAGAAATTGGTCAAGAAACTACTTTATTCACCCATCTTGTTGTTCGGGAAGATGCTCACTTACTCTTTGGATTTGCCCAAAAAACAGACCGCACTTTATTTCGTGAATTAATTAAAACAAATGGGGTGGGGCCTAAATTAGCCTTAGCGATTTTATCCGCCATGTCGGTTGAACAATTTGCTTATGCGATAGAGAGAGAAGAGCTTTCTAAACTCACCAAAATTCCTGGTGTTGGTAAAAAAACAGCTGAGCGTTTGTTAGTTGAACTCAAAGGTAAATTCAAAGGCGTAAAACAAAGCGATTTCTTTGTAGAAAGTACCCATATTCCGTCAGTTCCATCCATTGAATCCCACTCAGAAAGTTCATCTGATGAAGCTATTTCTGCCTTGATTGCTCTAGGTTATAAACCTTCAGAAGCAGAAAAAATGGTGAAACGAGTAGCTAAACCTGACTTAACCAGTGAACAAGTTATCCGCGAAGCTTTAAAAGCCGCACTGTAG
- the ruvB gene encoding Holliday junction branch migration DNA helicase RuvB, with amino-acid sequence MIEADRIISGQAKLDEDVIDRAIRPKLLADYVGQPQVREQMDIFIKAAKLRQDALDHLLIFGPPGLGKTTLANIVANEMGVNIRTTSGPVLEKAGDLAAMLTNLEPHDVLFIDEIHRLSPAIEEVLYPAMEDYQLDIMIGEGPAARSIKLDLPPFTLVGATTRAGSLTSPLRDRFGIVQRLEFYSVEDLTSIVARSAGCLNLELEQQAAFEVARRSRGTPRIANRLLRRVRDYADVRNGGVISVDVAKQALSMLDVDDAGFDYLDRKLLSAVIERFDGGPVGLDNLAAAIGEERDTIEDVLEPYLIQQGFLQRTPRGRIATSQTYRHFGLQKLSD; translated from the coding sequence ATGATTGAAGCAGATAGAATTATTAGCGGGCAAGCTAAGCTTGATGAAGATGTTATTGACCGTGCTATTCGTCCTAAATTATTAGCGGATTATGTTGGTCAGCCGCAAGTACGCGAGCAGATGGATATTTTCATCAAGGCAGCCAAGCTACGTCAAGATGCCTTGGATCATTTATTGATTTTTGGCCCTCCTGGCTTGGGAAAAACCACGCTTGCTAATATTGTGGCAAATGAAATGGGCGTGAATATTCGCACGACGTCAGGGCCTGTATTGGAAAAGGCCGGAGATTTAGCCGCAATGCTAACCAATCTTGAACCGCATGATGTGTTATTTATTGATGAAATTCATCGACTTTCCCCTGCTATTGAAGAAGTTCTTTATCCCGCAATGGAAGACTATCAATTGGATATTATGATTGGTGAGGGGCCTGCTGCTCGTTCTATTAAATTAGATTTGCCACCTTTTACTTTGGTTGGCGCGACGACTAGGGCGGGTTCTCTGACTTCGCCATTGCGTGATCGTTTTGGTATTGTGCAACGTTTGGAATTCTATTCTGTAGAAGATTTAACATCTATCGTTGCAAGAAGTGCGGGGTGTTTGAATCTCGAATTAGAACAGCAAGCTGCTTTTGAGGTGGCTCGTCGTTCACGAGGCACGCCTCGAATTGCAAACCGTTTATTACGACGTGTGCGTGATTATGCAGATGTGCGCAATGGGGGAGTAATTTCGGTAGATGTGGCAAAACAAGCGCTTTCAATGTTGGATGTAGACGATGCCGGATTTGATTATTTAGATAGAAAATTATTATCTGCAGTTATTGAGCGTTTTGATGGCGGGCCAGTAGGGCTGGATAATCTTGCTGCTGCAATTGGTGAAGAACGTGATACCATTGAAGATGTGTTAGAGCCTTATTTGATTCAACAGGGGTTTCTACAAAGAACGCCGCGTGGTCGTATTGCAACATCACAAACTTATCGCCATTTCGGTCTGCAGAAATTATCAGACTAG
- a CDS encoding pyridoxal phosphate-dependent aminotransferase produces the protein MRLFPKSDKLEHVCYDIRGPVHKEALRLEEEGNKILKLNIGNPAPFGFEAPDEILVDVLRNLPSAQGYCDSKGLYSARKAIVQYYQSKGIHGATVNDVYIGNGVSELITMAMQALLNDGDEVLVPMPDYPLWTAAVTLSGGKAVHYLCDEEANWFPAIDDIKAKVNAKTKAIVIINPNNPTGAVYSKELLQEIVEIARQNNLIIFADEIYDKILYDGAVHHHIAALAPDLLTVTLNGLSKAYRVAGFRQGWMILNGPKHNAKGYIEGLDMLASMRLCANVPMQHAIQTALGGYQSINEFILPGGRLLEQRNKAYDLITQIPGITCVKPMGAMYMFPKIDVKKFNIHSDEKMVLDLLRQEKVLLVHGKGFNWHSPDHFRVVTLPYVNQLEEAITKLARFLSDYRQ, from the coding sequence ATGAGATTATTCCCAAAATCCGACAAATTAGAACATGTATGTTATGACATTCGCGGGCCAGTGCACAAAGAAGCACTACGCTTAGAAGAAGAAGGAAATAAAATTTTAAAACTTAATATCGGCAATCCCGCACCTTTCGGCTTTGAAGCACCAGATGAAATTTTGGTCGATGTATTACGTAATTTGCCGTCAGCGCAAGGCTACTGTGATTCAAAAGGTTTATATTCTGCTCGTAAAGCAATTGTTCAATATTATCAATCAAAAGGGATTCACGGAGCGACCGTCAATGATGTATATATCGGCAACGGCGTATCTGAGCTTATCACAATGGCCATGCAAGCATTACTCAATGATGGCGATGAGGTACTTGTGCCGATGCCTGATTATCCGCTTTGGACTGCTGCGGTAACACTTTCTGGCGGTAAAGCTGTTCATTACCTTTGTGATGAAGAAGCAAATTGGTTCCCCGCTATTGATGATATTAAAGCCAAAGTGAATGCAAAGACTAAAGCGATTGTTATCATCAACCCAAACAACCCAACTGGTGCAGTGTATAGCAAAGAATTATTACAAGAAATTGTGGAAATCGCTCGCCAAAATAATTTGATTATCTTCGCTGACGAAATCTACGACAAAATTCTATACGATGGTGCGGTGCATCATCACATTGCCGCGCTTGCTCCTGATTTATTAACGGTTACGCTGAATGGGTTATCAAAAGCTTATCGAGTTGCGGGCTTCCGCCAAGGCTGGATGATTTTGAACGGACCAAAACATAATGCGAAAGGTTATATTGAAGGCTTGGATATGCTGGCATCAATGCGTTTATGCGCCAACGTACCAATGCAACATGCAATTCAAACCGCACTTGGTGGCTATCAAAGTATTAATGAATTTATTTTACCGGGCGGTCGATTACTTGAGCAACGAAATAAAGCCTATGATCTCATCACTCAAATTCCAGGCATTACTTGCGTGAAACCAATGGGGGCGATGTATATGTTCCCGAAAATTGATGTGAAAAAATTCAATATTCACAGTGATGAAAAAATGGTGCTGGATTTACTTCGCCAAGAAAAAGTATTACTTGTGCACGGTAAAGGATTTAATTGGCATTCACCTGATCACTTCCGTGTAGTGACCCTTCCTTATGTGAATCAGCTTGAAGAAGCCATTACAAAATTAGCAAGATTTTTGTCGGACTACCGTCAATAA